The Magnolia sinica isolate HGM2019 unplaced genomic scaffold, MsV1 ctg268, whole genome shotgun sequence genome has a segment encoding these proteins:
- the LOC131236186 gene encoding geraniol 8-hydroxylase-like, whose amino-acid sequence MDYTSLLLWISLAWSCIHVVLLLSRKRPRRGNLPPGPIPLPIVGSLFKLGNRPNESLAYLAKLHGPLMTLKLGRVTTVVISSAKMAKEVLQKNDQAFAGRTVVDAVRVLHHDEASMVWSQPNPHWRNLRMMCNTHIFTTQRLDTSQGLRRQKVQELVAHVRENSRTGHAVDIGQAAFNTTLNLISNTVFSVDLVDPKSKSAQEFKDLVWRILEEAGKPNLSDYFPLLRSIDPQGIRRRSKDYFRKLHLLFDRKIDQRLPLRSSPDYCKRNDFLDVLLDHSHATDRHDIKALLTDIFVAGSDTTSTTLEWAMAELLRNPHTMAKARSEVIETIGSEQQVQESDISRLPYTQAVVKETLRLHPPVPLLIPHRAESDVEICGFTVPKHTQVLVNAWAIGRDDDAWTDPTSFVPERFLDSHVDFRGRDFELIPFGAGRRICPGLPLAYRMVHLMLASLLHSFAWKLPDGMSPQEMDMSDKFGVTLQMAVPLRAIPEQDNGCF is encoded by the exons atggaTTACACATCTTTGTTGCTGTGGATTTCTCTTGCATGGTCATGCATCCATGTCGTCCTGCTTCTATCAAGAAAGAGGCCACGCCGTGGCAACCTCCCACCTGGCCCCATCCCTCTCCCAATCGTCGGAAGCCTCTTCAAACTTGGCAACAGACCCAATGAATCGCTGGCCTATCTTGCCAAGCTTCATGGCCCACTCATGACTCTAAAGCTCGGCCGTGTAACAACGGTGGTGATTTCCTCTGCCAAGATGGCCAAAGAGGTCCTCCAGAAGAACGACCAGGCGTTTGCTGGTAGAACTGTCGTGGATGCCGTTCGAGTACTTCATCATGACGAAGCCTCAATGGTATGGTCACAACCAAATCCTCATTGGAGAAATCTCCGAATGATGTGCAACACACATATATTCACCACCCAACGGCTGGACACCAGCCAAGGACTCCGGCGACAGAAGGTGCAAGAGCTTGTAGCCCATGTCCGTGAGAACTCTCGGACTGGACATGCGGTGGACATCGGCCAAGCTGCCTTCAATACCACACTTAATTTAATATCAAACACTGTCTTCTCTGTTGATTTGGTGGACCCCAAGTCCAAATCCGCGCAGGAATTCAAGGATCTTGTGTGGAGGATCCTGGAAGAGGCTGGAAAGCCAAATCTTTCAGACTATTTCCCATTGCTCAGGTCCATCGATCCCCAAGGCATAAGACGCCGGTCAAAGGATTATTTCAGAAAATTACATTTGCTTTTTGATCGAAAGATCGATCAACGTCTACCACTTAGATCATCACCGGATTATTGCAAAAGGAATGATTTCCTCGATGTGCTTCTTGATCATAGTCACGCCACCGATCGCCATGATATCAAAGCGTTGCTTACG GACATATTCGTCGCCGGGAGTGATACAACCTCGACCACGCTGGAATGGGCAATGGCCGAGTTGCTACGCAACCCACATACCATGGCCAAGGCACGATCCGAGGTGATTGAAACCATCGGCTCAGAACAACAAGTACAAGAGTCAGACATCTCTCGCCTCCCTTACACACAAGCAGTAGTAAAGGAAACCCTGCGCCTGCATCCACCAGTTCCTCTCCTCATCCCCCATAGAGCTGAATCCGATGTGGAGATATGTGGGTTTACTGTACCAAAACACACTCAAGTGCTAGTGAATGCCTGGGCCATCGGCAGAGATGATGATGCTTGGACGGACCCCACTTCATTTGTTCCTGAACGGTTCTTGGATTCACACGTAGATTTTAGGGGCCGAGATTTTGAGCTTATACCGTTTGGCGCGGGTCGTAGGATCTGTCCTGGATTGCCACTTGCCTATAGGATGGTGCACTTGATGTTGGCTTCCCTTCTCCATTCGTTTGCATGGAAGCTTCCAGATGGGATGAGTCCACAAGAAATGGACATGAGTGATAAGTTCGGTGTCACACTGCAAATGGCGGTCCCCCTTCGGGCTATCCCCGAGCAAGACAATGGATGCTTCTAG